One part of the Bos mutus isolate GX-2022 unplaced genomic scaffold, NWIPB_WYAK_1.1 CTG227, whole genome shotgun sequence genome encodes these proteins:
- the ZNF182 gene encoding zinc finger protein 182 isoform X5, which yields MAEAQEEWQYLNPPQRTLYRDVMLETYSNLVSVAGHRVTKPDLILKLEVEEKCLPEGKIPIWSFPEEACQVDEQIERQHQDDQDKYLMQVGFPDKKTITSKSGLDYNELGNILYLSTNLFASIQRPQKYESFGYNMVDNLDLYSRSSVGKKYDNECAKLFFHTEYEKTTPRVKPYGYKECGKTLRQKKGLSLHQRIKNGEKPFECTACRKTFSKKSHLIVHWRTHTGEKPFGCTECGKAFSQKSQLIIHLRTHTGERPFECPECGKAFREKSTVIIHYRTHTGEKPYECNECGKAFTQKSNLIVHQKTHTGEKTYECTKCGESFIQKLDLIIHHSTHTGKKPHECNECKKTFSDKSTLIIHQRTHTGEKPHKCMECGKSFNEKSTLIVHQRTHTGEKPYECDVCGKTFTQKSNLGVHQRTHSGEKPFECNECEKAFSQKSYLMLHQRGHTGEKPYECNECEKAFSQKSYLIIHQRTHTEEKPYKCNECGKAFREKSKLIIHQRIHTGEKPYECPVCWKAFSQKSQLIIHQRTHTGEKPYACTECGKAFREKSTFTVHQRTHTGEKPYKCAECGKAFTQKSNLIVHQRTHTGKKAHGKGHSWKSKLIAH from the exons GAGGAGTGGCAGTACCTGAACCCTCCACAGAGGACCCTGTACAGAGACGTGATGCTGGAGACCTACAGCAACCTGGTCTCTGTAG CAGGGCATCGTGTTACCAAACCAGATCTTATCCTCAAATTGGAGGTGGAAGAGAAATGCCTGCCAGAAGGAAAAATTCCAATTTGGAGCTTTCCAG AAGAAGCCTGCCAGGTTGATGAACAGATTGAGAGACAGCATCAGGATGACCAAGATAAATATTTGATGCAAGTTGGATTCCCTGACAAGAAAACAATTACAAGTAAGAGTGGCCTTGACTATAATGAACTTGGAAACATACTTTATCTGAGTACAAATCTTTTTGCTTCAATACAAAGGCCCCAGAAATATGAATCATTTGGATATAATATGGTTGATAATTTAGACTTATATAGTAGAAGTTCTGTGGGAAAGAAATATGATAATGAATGTGCAAAATTATTCTTCCATACTGAGTATGAGAAAACAACTCCCAGAGTGAAACCTTATGGATATAAAGAGTGTGGGAAGACCCTCAGGCAAAAGAAGGGTCTTAGTCTACATCAGAGaattaaaaatggagagaaaccCTTTGAATGTACTGCCTGTAGGAAAACTTTCAGCAAGAAGTCACACCTCATTGTACATTGGAGAActcatacaggagagaaacccttTGGATGTACAGAATGTGGAAAAGCTTTTAGCCAAAAATCTCAGCTCATTATACACCTGAGAACTCATACAGGAGAGCGACCCTTTGAGTGTCCAGAATGTGGAAAAGCTTTCAGAGAAAAATCTACTGTCATTATACATTACAGGActcatacaggagagaaaccttatgaatgtaatgaatgtggaaaagccttcaCTCAGAAGTCAAACCTCATTGTCCATCAGAAAACCCACACAGGAGAAAAAACTTATGAATGCACCAAATGTGGGGAATCTTTCATACAGAAGCTTGATCTAATTATACATCATAGTACTCATACAGGAAAGAAACCCCATGAATGTAATGAGTGTAAGAAAACTTTCAGTGATAAGTCAACTCTCATTATACATCAGCGAACTCATACGGGAGAGAAACCTCATAAATGTATGGAATGTGGGAAGTCTTTCAACGAGAAGTCAACCCTCATTGTGCATCAGCGAACTCATACAggggagaaaccctatgaatgtgaTGTGTGTGGGAAAACCTTCACCCAAAAGTCAAACCTTGGTGTACATCAAAGAACTCATTCAGGAGAGAAACCCTTTGAATGTAATGAATGTGAGAAAGCGTTCTCTCAGAAATCCTATCTCATGCTACACCAGAGAGGTCATACAGGAGAGAAGCCCTATGAATGCAATGAATGTGAAAAAGCATTTTCCCAGAAATCTTATCTCATTATACatcaaagaacacatacagaagAAAAACCCTATAAATGCAATGAATGTGGCAAAGCCTTCAGAGAAAAGTCGAAGCTCATTATACATCAGCGaattcatacaggagagaaaccctatgaatgtccTGTATGTTGGAAAGCTTTCAGCCAGAAGTCACAGCTCATAATACATCAGCGaacacacacaggagagaaaccctatgcATGCACTGAGTGTGGCAAAGCCTTCagagaaaaatcaacattcaCTGTTCATCAGAgaactcatactggagagaaaccctataaGTGTGcagaatgtgggaaagcctttacTCAAAAATCAAATCTTATTGTACATCAGAGAACGCATACAGGAAAGAAAGCCCATGGGAAAGGCCATTCTTGGAAGTCCAAGCTCATTGCACATTAG